A single window of Neospora caninum Liverpool complete genome, chromosome XII DNA harbors:
- a CDS encoding SRS domain-containing protein, producing MARIDKTLQRRRGPKPMDRTWMAACMGGILLFCSGEIVAAQLSEGIQHRRLSTTFTTVPPVFQGAVATCTLTGAAAIASTPAATSLTLSQQSLSATLVCTGTQIKKVPAGLEHVCDPKQTENGTNCQIVGTKPDGKEVKLKDLLGTNRDVQWKPVQPEQQHVRSETQNTWMLQLEEADLPLSDKSFLVGCQDATTPEPPSGTKKVCKVTVNVEARPSAIGENNLVTCAYGKNSNPAPLKVEMTTENNTLTLQCGSEGILHPTTYETRYCDPEEADLKKCNEKDYVGILPSFVESWWTNADAKTSATLTIPVTEFPESEQKFRVGCVPNTTNSQGSDPKEKAGENNNSEADATTSNCNVIVTVKSGSSASSTGQMVATVSGAAALLGLLVGSL from the coding sequence ATGGCAAGGATCGACAAAACACTTCAGCGGCGTCGAGGGCCGAAACCGATGGACCGCACGTGGATGGCAGCGTGCATGGGCGGAATTTTGTTGTTCTGCAGCGGCGAGATCGTTGCAGCTCAGCTGAGTGAAGGCATTCAACACCGGCGTTTGTCCACTACGTTCACGACTGTTCCGCCCGTGTTCCAGGGTGCGGTCGCCACTTGCACATTAACTGGAGCAGCTGCCATAGCCTCTACGCCTGCTGCTACCTCTCTGACGCTGTCGCAACAAAGTCTCTCCGCTACCCTGGTATGTACAGGAACACAAATCAAGAAGGTTCCAGCAGGCTTAGAACACGTGTGTGACCCAAAGCAAACCGAAAATGGTACCAACTGCCAGATCGTCGGCACCAAGCCCGACGGCAAAGAGGTGAAGCTGAAAGACTTACTCGGAACAAACCGCGATGTTCAGTGGAAACCGGTGCAACCTGAGCAACAGCACGTCCGCTCCGAAACACAAAATACATGGATGCTGCAgctcgaggaggcagacCTTCCTTTGTCTGACAAGAGCTTCCTTGTTGGGTGTCAAGACGCCACCACCCCTGAGCCGCCCTCAGGTACGAAGAAGGTGTGCAAGGTGACGGTGAACGTGGAAGCGAGACCTTCTGCCATTGGGGAAAATAATCTCGTTACCTGTGCCTATGGCAAAAACAGCAACCCTGCGCCCCTGAAGGTTGAGATGACGACAGAGAATAACACCCTCACGCTTCAGTGTGGTTCCGAGGGTATTCTTCATCCGACTACATACGAAACTCGCTACTGCGACCCTGAGGAAGCAGACTTGAAGAAGTGCAACGAGAAGGACTACGTAGGTATTCTTCCCAGCTTTGTGGAGAGCTGGTGGACGAATGCGGATGCGAAGACATCCGCTACGCTGACAATCCCGGTGACGGAGTTTCCCGAGTCAGAACAAAAATTTCGTGTAGGCTGTGTCCCCAACACGACAAATTCCCAAGGATCTGATCCTAAAGAGAAGGCTGGGGAAAACAACAACTCAGAGGCAGATGCCACTACGTCGAATTGCAATGTGATTGTGACTGTCAAGTCAGGAAGCTCTGCATCGTCAACTGGTCAAATGGTAGCTACAGTCTCGGGTGCAGCCGCTTTGTTAGGGCTCCTCGTGGGCTCGTTGTAA
- a CDS encoding SRS domain-containing protein, with the protein MARAARMQQRRGGCRSKARKLIAVCMGGVFLLCSRHAVADQPGEGALSRTLEVPSGSATMDEPAFTGQEATCELTGGSRGRVGSPTATGLTVSKENLTATLRCTGANNSVVPTDAKNVCVATVNDPTVAKCESHSDDGSRRQTTLQSLLGTANEIQGKITGASSDSQGQIWTLNLQESDLPLTDKAFFVGCVEQAGDRRAVKVECKVDVNVTARPSAVGENNLVTCAYGKNSNPAPLKVEMTTENNTLTLQCGSEGILHPTTYETRYCDPEEADLKKCNEKDYVGILPSFVESWWTNADAKTSATLTIPVTEFPESEQKFRVGCVPNTTNSQGPDAATKARENDDSEADATTSNCSVIVTVKSGSSASSTCQMVATVSGAAALLGLLVGSL; encoded by the coding sequence ATGGCGAGGGCAGCGAGGATGCAGCAGCGACGCGGTGGGTGCAGGTCCAAGGCTCGCAAGTTGATCGCGGTGTGCATGGGCGGCGTTTTCTTGCTCTGTAGCAGACATGCTGTTGCAGATCAACCAGGTGAGGGTGCTCTGAGCCGAACTCTGGAAGTGCCATCAGGCTCTGCCACCATGGATGAACCGGCATTCACCGGCCAGGAGGCTACATGCGAGTTGACAGGTGGTTCTCGAGGACGCGTTGGCTCCCCAACGGCCACAGGATTGACGGTGTCGAAGGAAAATTTGACCGCTACCTTGAGGTGTACTGGTGCGAATAATTCCGTCGTACCAACAGATGCCAAAAATGTTTGTGTCGCGACGGTTAATGATCCTACAGTGGCCAAGTGCGAGTCTCATAGCGACGACGGGAGCAGGAGGCAAACCACGCTACAGTCACTTTTGGGAACAGCCAATGAGATCCAGGGGAAAATAACGGGCGCCAGCAGTGACAGTCAAGGCCAGATATGGACGCTGAACCTGCAGGAGTCAGACCTTCCACTAACCGACaaggccttcttcgtcgggtGTGTCGAGCAAGCCGGTGACCGGCGGGCGGTGAAGGTAGAGTGCAAAGTCGACGTCAATGTCACAGCGAGACCTTCTGCCGTTGGGGAAAATAATCTCGTTACCTGTGCCTATGGCAAAAACAGCAACCCTGCGCCCCTGAAGGTTGAGATGACGACAGAGAATAACACCCTCACGCTTCAGTGTGGTTCCGAGGGTATTCTTCATCCGACTACATACGAAACTCGCTACTGCGACCCTGAGGAAGCAGACTTGAAGAAGTGCAACGAGAAGGACTACGTAGGTATTCTTCCCAGCTTTGTGGAGAGCTGGTGGACGAATGCGGATGCGAAGACATCCGCTACGCTGACAATCCCGGTGACGGAGTTTCCCGAGTCAGAACAAAAATTTCGTGTAGGCTGTGTCCCCAACACGACAAATTCCCAGGGACCTGATGCTGCAACGAAAGCTAGGGAAAATGACGACTCAGAGGCAGATGCGACTACGTCGAATTGCAGTGTGATTGTGACTGTCAAGTCAGGAAGCTCTGCATCGTCAACCTGTCAAATGGTAGCAACAGTCTCGGGTGCAGCCGCTTTGTTAGGGCTCCTCGTGGGCTCGTTGTAA